In Miscanthus floridulus cultivar M001 chromosome 5, ASM1932011v1, whole genome shotgun sequence, one genomic interval encodes:
- the LOC136553250 gene encoding beta-amylase 3, chloroplastic-like, which yields MAAITAPPAPPPASTSCRLLRRRAPLIRFAASSSSSSSSPSSRFRPSFSSSFPGAAGSSSSGGGGEILHVSPPPPPAAPPGAPVYVTLPADAVGPGGRVVRRRAMGASLAALAAAGVAGVAVELWWGVVERHRPGEYDWAGYLELAAMARRHGLRVRAILAFHQCGAGPHDPPWIPLPQWVLEEMDKIPDLSYTNRYQKRNKEYISLGCDILPVLKGRSPMQAYSDFMRSFRNTFEDYLGAIVTEVQVGMGPGGELRYPSYPTEKLNQPGSSSELGEFQCYDKFMQASLSAHAQIFGLQEWGNGGSTGTDGSQQNLEETSFFRADGGYWDTPYGHFFLEWYSGMLLLHGERLCMIADAIFSGTGVTISGKVAGIHWHYYTCSHPSELTAGYYNTLLRDGYLPIAQMFAKYKAALCCGCFDLRDAERTNYESSPEGTLQRLAGAAKMCNLPLNGENSVTRLDDASLNQVIRSSRLYSGRTSGTSFSFNYVRMNKTLFEFHNWNRFTKFVRQMSDARTFLARLYVRRRQQYLSSMSVVWVVSRACAYT from the exons ATGGCGGCGATTACCGCGCCGCCGGCCCCTCCTCCGGCCTCCACCTCATGCCGTCTCCTCCGCCGCCGGGCGCCACTCATCCGCTTCgccgcttcctcctcctcctcctcctcgtccccatCCTCCCGCTTCCGCccatccttctcctcctccttccccggtgcagccggcagcagcagcagcggcggcgggggcgagATCCTCCACGTGTCGCCGCCACCCCCGCCCGCTGCGCCCCCGGGGGCCCCCGTCTACGTCACGCTCCCCGCCGACGCCGTCGGCCCGGGGGGGCGCGTCGTGCGCCGCCGAGCCATGGGGGCCTCGCTCGCCGCCCTGGCCGCCGCCGGCGTCGCGGGCGTCGCCGTCGAGCTCTGGTGGGGCGTCGTCGAGCGCCACCGCCCCGGGGAGTACGACTGGGCCGGCTACCTCGAGCTCGCCGCCATGGCACGACGCCACGGCCTCCGCGTGCGCGCCATCCTCGCCTTCCACCAGTGTGGCGCCGGCCCGCATGACCCGCCCTG GATTCCTTTGCCACAATGGGTGCTTGAGGAGATGGATAAGATTCCAGACTTGTCATATACCAATAGATACCAGAAGAGAAACAAAGAATATATATCACTGGGATGTGATATTCTTCCTGTTCTGAAAGGAAGATCACCTATGCAAGCTTACTCCGACTTCATGAGAAGCTTCCGCAATACTTTCGAAGATTACCTTGGGGCCATAGTAACA GAAGTTCAAGTTGGAATGGGTCCAGGAGGTGAGCTTAGGTATCCATCATACCCAACTGAGAAGCTAAATCAGCCAGGCAGTTCATCTGAACTTGGGGAATTTCAATGTTATGACAAG TTTATGCAAGCTTCATTGAGTGCTCATGCACAGATTTTTGGGTTACAAGAATGGGGTAATGGCGGTTCAACTGGCACAGATGGTTCACAGCAGAACCTTGAAGAAACAAGTTTTTTTCGCGCTGATGGAGGCTATTGGGATACACCTTATGGTCACTTTTTCCTTGAGTGGTATTCAGGAATGCTTCTCCTCCATGGAGAGAGGTTATGCATGATAGCTGATGCAATCTTCTCTGGTACTGGTGTGACCATCTCAGGGAAGGTTGCTGGCATACATTGGCACTATTATACTTGTTCACATCCATCTGAACTGACAGCTGGCTACTATAATACACTATTAAGAGATGGCTATCTTCCTATAGCTCAAATGTTTGCCAAATACAAAGCTGCATTGTGCTGCGGTTGTTTCGACCTGAGGGACGCAGAAAGAACAAATTATGAGAGCAGTCCAGAAGGTACTCTCCAGCGCCTTGCAGGTGCTGCTAAAATGTGCAACCTTCCTCTTAATGGTGAGAATTCTGTGACAAGGCTAGATGATGCATCACTGAATCAAGTCATAAGAAGCTCAAGGCTCTACTCAGGTCGTACTTCAGGAACATCTTTTTCCTTTAACTATGTTAGGATGaacaaaaccttgtttgagtttCACAATTGGAATCGATTTACAAAGTTTGTTAGGCAGATGTCAGATGCCAGGACCTTTCTAGCAAGACTATATGTCAGGAGACGGCAGCAATACTTGTCTTCAATGTCGGTTGTTTGGGTGGTTAGTCGGGCTTGTgcatatacatga